In Helianthus annuus cultivar XRQ/B chromosome 3, HanXRQr2.0-SUNRISE, whole genome shotgun sequence, a single window of DNA contains:
- the LOC118490551 gene encoding uncharacterized protein LOC118490551 has product MLFGLKRLDTYRKTHTDKDGNFVDPVAEQNYLNLEREIMGGESSGSNQPNEAAVFQNVLGDRRGWFWGLGPKPSNKPSNTCSAQLQTAQPFSKEYVSTLFQSPAFVNQLESFLAARGKHFVRIF; this is encoded by the exons ATGTTGTTT GGTTTGAAACGTCTTGATACGTACCGCAAAACTCACACCGATAAAGATGGGAATTTTGTTGACCCAGTAGCCGAGCAGAATTAT CTTAATCTAGAACGCGAGATTATGGGCGGAGAAAGCAGCGGTTCTAACCAGCCGAATGAGGCTGCCGTGTTTCAGAACGTTTTGGGTGATCGACGAGGATGGTTCTGGGGGCTTGGGCCTAAACCTTCGAATAAGCCATCGAACACTTGTAGTGCGCAACTTCAAACCGCACAACCCTTTTCGAAG GAATACGTTTCGACTTTGTTCCAAAGTCCGGCATTTGTAAACCAACTTGAATCCTTTCTTGCGGCGAGGGGAAAGCATTTTGTACGGATATTTTAG
- the LOC110932317 gene encoding uncharacterized protein LOC110932317 → MGDFNDVREVSERLISEFVESNAEAFSHFILSAGLHEYNMGGGRFTYISDKGDKLSKSGFSMLGVHGEMANRLFISSGLGGVGPPPSRFEHGPFGLWAYPIQMLQFMVQMCNSFHFSGPEDLALAIKLRWLKKKIKTWIKEDKSRTEGEYWANKKRVADFDKLAQDRLLVEEELNDRAECKQAVAEYERLKHMDIRQKSTIRWALEGDQNSAFYHGIINSNISNNRVNGLMVDGSWITNPVAIKECFYDFLSCSVL, encoded by the coding sequence ATGGGAGATTTTAATGACGTACGGGAGGTGTCGGAAAGGTTAATTTCGGAATTCGTTGAATCAAATGCCGAGGCATTTAGCCACTTTATTTTATCGGCCGGGCTACATGAATATAATATGGGGGGTGGGCGGTTTACGTATATTTCGGACAAAGGTGACAAACTGAGTAAATCAGGTTTTAGTATGCTTGGGGTTCATGGAGAGATGGCCAACCGCCTCTTTATTAGCTCTGGATTGGGAGGTGTCGGACCACCGCCCTCTCGTTTTGAACACGGTCCCTTCGGACTTTGGGCATATCCCATTCAAATGCTACAATTCATGGTTCAGATGTGTAACTCATTCCACTTTTCTGGTCCGGAGGATTTGGCACTTGCAATTAAATTAAGATGGTTGAAAAAAAAGATCAAAACCTGGATTAAAGAGGATAAAAGTAGAACGGAAGGCGAGTATTGGGCGAATAAGAAACGGGTCGCCGACTTCGACAAGTTGGCTCAAGATAGGCTCTTGGTGGAGGAAGAGCTGAATGATAGGGCTGAATGCAAACAGGCGGTGGCGGAGTATGAAAGGCTGAAACATATGGATATTCGCCAAAAGTCGACGATTAGGTGGGCTCTCGAGGGAGATCAAAACTCAGCGTTTTATCATGGGATCATTAATTCGAACATAAGCAATAATAGAGTTAATGGTCTGATGGTTGACGGCTCTTGGATAACTAATCCGGTGGCAATTAAGGAGTGCTTTTATGATTTTTTAAGCTGCTCAGTTCTCTGA